Genomic DNA from Octopus bimaculoides isolate UCB-OBI-ISO-001 chromosome 3, ASM119413v2, whole genome shotgun sequence:
NNNNNNNNNNNNNNNNNNNNNNNNNNNNNNNNNNNNNNNNNNNNNNNNNNNNNNNNNNNNNNNNNNNNNNNNNNNNNNNNNNNNNNNNNNNNNNNNNNNNNNNNNNNNNNNNNNNNNNNNNNNNNNNNNNNNNNNNNNNNNNNNNNNNNNNNNNNNNNNNNNNNNNNNNNNNNNNNNNNNNNNNNNNNNNNNNNNNNNNNNNNNNNNNNNNNNNNNNNNNNNNNNNNNNNNNNNNNNNNNNNNNNNNNNNNNNNNNNNNNNNNNNNNNNNNNNNNNNNNNNNNNNNNNNNNNNNNNNNNNNNNNNNNNNNNNNNNNNNNNNNNNNNNNNNNNNNNNNNNNNNNNNNNNNNNNNNNNNNNNNNNNNNNNNNNNNNNNNNNNNNNNNNNNNNNNNNNNNNNNNNNNNNNNNNNNNNNNNNNNNNNNNNNNNNNNNNNNNNNNNNNNNNNNNNNNNNNNNNNNNNNNNNNNNNNNNNNNNNNNNNNNNNNNNNNNNNNNNNNNNNNNNNNNNNNNNNNNNNNNNNNNNNNNNNNNNNNNNNNNNNNNNNNNNNNNNNNNNNNNNNNNNNNNNNNNNNNNNNNNNNNNNNNNNNNNNNNNNNNNNNNNNNNNNNNNNNNNNNNNNNNNNNNNNNNNNNNNNNNNNNNNNNNNNNNNNNNNNNNNNNNNNNNNNNNNNNNNNNNNNNNNNNNNNNNNNNNNNNNNNNNNNNNNNNNNNNNNNNNNNNNNNNNNNNNNNNNNNNNNNNNNNNNNNNNNNNNNNNNNNNNNNNNNNNNNNNNNNNNNNNNNNNNNNNNNNNNNNNNNNNNNNNNNNNNNNNNNNNNNNNNNNNNNNNNNNNNNNNNNNNNNNNNNNNNNNNNNNNNNNNNNNNNNNNNNNNNNNNNNNNNNNNNNNNNNNNNNNNNNNNNNNNNNNNNNNNNNNNNNNNNNNNNNNNNNNNNNNNNNNNNNNNNNNNNNNNNNNNNNNNNNNNNNNNNNNNNNNNNNNNNNNNNNNNNNNNNNNNNNNNNNNNNNNNNNNNNNNNNNNNNNNNNNNNNNNNNNNNNNNNNNNNNNNNNNNNNNNNNNNNNNNNNNNNNNNNNNNNNNNNNNNNNNNNNNNNNNNNNNNNNNNNNNNNNNNNNNNNNNNNNNNNNNNNNNNNNNNNNNNNNNNNNNNNNNNNNNNNNNNNNNNNNNNNNNNNNNNNNNNNNNNNNNNNNNNNNNNNNNNNNNNNNNNNNNNNNNNNNgtgcgggtgacacgtaaaagcacccactacactctctgagtggttggcgttaggaagggcatccagctgtagaaactctgccaaatcagactggagcctggtgttgccatccggtttcaccagtcctcagtcaaatcgtccaacccatgctagcatggaaagcggacgttaaacgatgatgatgatgatgatgatgatggctgcacatgtatgtgtgagaaagataaaaagatatttgaGAAAAGTTGTATAGGTATACTGATCATTCCAATTGACACTCACGAGTTCACTGTCTGTGTAACACTAGCACCATCTTCAGGGAGGAACCTTTCTGACTTTGAGGTGGAATCTTTCTATTAGTAATGAAcaggaagacatatatatattaaagataaacagGTAGATGTGTAGatgaatgataaacaaatatGTGCTAATGAGTAACAAATAAATCATCTGCCTGTTCATGATGAACTACTAAATAATCCAAATACTATCACTAAATATTAGCAAGATGAAGTAAAGAAGAAACAGAGTTTCATGTTAcattttacaatttacaattgattttttttactcaATGCATACTAAGTTATTTATAAATTACACAGTACATTGGTTAATTAAACATTACCTAATATATGAGtaactaaaatatttatacattacatAATGGATATCTGATTTAGTGAAATATCTATACATCTAATATTTCAGTTAAGGTTATATTGATACAAGACCTAatccatttattaatatatttttaaataacttaTTCTGTgtgattatgttatatatatagattacattatatatatgttacaaactATTTAAAATAGACTAGTGTAATATTGAGAACCAAGACAGGCagctctcacacacaaatataaatataaattgtattGGATCTGTTAGTATTGTAGGGATTTGAATCCTATCTGCAAGATACTCAGTTAGGGGTCATGAGTGAGCCACCACGGTTTCACATTATTAATCTATAAATTGACCAATCAGCATGAAGTTGTGGCATGATTTGGCTCCTCAGATGTTCTAGAATTCACTCCCTTTTCATGCCGCAGAAACCAGATGGTGCCTTACTAATCCAGGCAGCCTTGCACATTTGTGCAGACAGTCTCAGATATTTGCGTAGACCACCTTGGGTACTCACAGAAGGCAGACTGCTAAGACCAGACCATCTTCGGCACTCAGACAGACCACCTTGAGCAAGAAACAACTTTGTACCACAGCTAGCCTTCTACAAGACACAGCTCAGTTCTCTTCTCCCAGTTGGCAGTTATATTGTCAGcatctttcttttgtaaacagcCAACATAGTAAATCACATACAGCAATAAATATCTTAAAAGTCAAAAGTTTGTGAGTTTGCTTCAGACAAAGCAACCTCTTGACAGTATCCAATAAAACCCAACCATCACCCTTTCTGTGCAACAAAAAAATTACTCCTTCTCCACAAAGGCACCCATTATTGACGTCCGTCACTACCTCATACCCTtgccaattctctctctctctctctctctctctcacccatgtAGCAGCTCTGATTTCCATAGCTCAAAGTCCTGACTGTCTCTTCACTGCACTCTCACCCTAATCCCTATTTCTCCTATCATACTCTCACTCGAGCATTATCTCTCTGCCATTACTCCCTCCTCTAACACCTTTTGACCCCAATCACTGTTTCTCCCATCATACCCTCACTCTTTCATGCACATAAcctacttttttctctctcactttcttgttCACCCTCTtggttatattttcttaaataagcACACTGTAAAGCAGTGAGGACTCTTTAGTCTTGTGAAGTACAAGGCAATCTCGCTATTGCTAgtgtcatgataaaatgcacccagtacactctgtaaagtggtttacAAATGAGCGTAGATAACATAAGATAAAATCAAGAGATGTCTTTAGTTTGGCTAAAGATCAACCTCTCAAGTGTTAGTGGTACAATGAAATGCATTCAGTATACTTTGTACAGTGGTTGGGGTTATAAAGGGCATCCAGACAGAAAACATATCAAAGATGGAATGCTCAAGCAAGTATATCATCCTCCAGCCCATTTAGGAGGGCAGTAATTTCAAATAAGAGCTAATTTGGACTGTGACAAGCCAtgcaacctatgccagcatggaaaactggctTAATGatgttgaaggtggtggtggtagtggtgcttgtGTTAGTgctaatgctggtggtggtggtggtgatgatgatgatgacaacattagcaccgatgatgatcatgatgaggatgacaatacatatacatacactcacaaatgtaaacagttacacacagacacacttctaTTTCAAACTGTCTACTCAATGCACCTGCAACAGAACAAAAGTTAGGACAAATAATATACAAGCAAAAACATTTAGCTCTAGTCTGTCTTTTTATAAGAGTTTTACTTGCCTTTTCTAAATGTGTATCCTTTGAAGTCTCTGTGAAATTGTTGGGAATGAAATTTACTTTGATAGATGAACTTTTTTGAGCATATTTCTCACAGTCTTTAGTCTCTTCACCAATGCAAGCTTGATTTTCAACAACCTGCGAATCCTTTGGTTTGGGATGAGTCACCTCTGCATCACCCACATATTCCTTAGATTTAAAGTGATTTTTTGTTGGAGAACTTACACCTGGAAAACTCTCTGAAGTAGAATTCAGATGACATGTTTGATCTTGGGTCAAAGacaatttctctcttttacaGGGTGAAAAAGACGAAGTATGATTGttgatattttccttatttatttccaGTTTCTCAGTAGTCAACCCCAAATCTGACTTTTGATTACAGCTACTCAcagaattttcttttgaaatttcttgtttatttgattttctgtTGTTAGAAAATGTCACCTGTGACGCCTTTTCAGACCAATGtgagttctttttgttttgattaattataGGAAAACTTTTGTCTGAAGGCATTTCTAAATTTTTGTTAGTATGATGATTCTTATTAACTTTAGAGGCAGAGGTAATTTTAGCTTCATTAGTATTAGAAATTCTCAAAGGATCAATTGTTTTCAGCTCATTAGAAGACTCACTCTCAGAATGAAGATTACcaacatttttgtttaatattccaGATGTAGTTATTTCAGACTCAGTAAACTGAGGTACTTCTCCACTTATCTCTTCTATATGATTGCTGAAGTGAACTTTGTGGGTTTGATGAGGCTTTAGTGCCACCTCAGATCTAAAATTGGCTGGGTCACTGTTTGTTGTTACTTCTCTCCCTGATCTTGGTTTACCAGGGACAGTTTTGTTGACTTTAGCTTTTAATGAGACTTCTATTTTTGGTTCTATCTTAGCAGAATCAATATGATGGGCATTATAATTTGGTATTTCTTTTCTGTTGGAACCAGATTTAGTTGGGTCAGAACTGTGGTCTTTGCAATCTGGAGTTATTTCTGCTTTTGATATAGGCTTACTGTGGACAGTGTTGTGAATCTTATTTTTTggtattacttttatttctagttttgatTCAACAGAATCAATATGGTGGGCATTACAATTTGGCATTACTTCTGTCTCTGAAGTCAATTTAATAGGGTCAGTGCTGTGATCATTGTCATCTGATGACACCTCGATTTTTGAATCACAGGCTGTATTGTGGGTATCACTGCTTGGCATTACTTCTGTCTCTGGTTTAGATTTAACAGAATCAGTGTGGggtatattattatttagcattacCTCTGTTTCTGATTTGGGTATAGTGGGATCGATGTTGTGGGTAGAATTATTTAGGATGTTTTCCCTCTCTAATAAGAAGTCTTCATGGTCAAAATGGGAAATAGAATTATTATTGACATTAATGACATTAAGAACTTCTGTGTCTTCTTCCACTTCAAGTTTAACATGATCAGTGTTTTGAATCTCCTTTACTTCTGGGTTGAGTTCAGCCAAGGTTTGGTCAGTCTGATGGTTTAATACTTTCGCTGTATTTGGCGTCAGATTTATCTGGTCATTATCCTTACTGGCTGAGATTCCTTCAGTTTCTGGTCTCAATTTAGTCAGGTCTTTCTGATCATCACTGCAGTCCAGGTCTTTCCTTATATCTAGTTCTTCTCTAGACTGTTCATTCTTATGATAATCATTCTTTGATATTTCCTCCTCCTCTATCCCATCAGTGTGTGAAACATTTCTACATGAGATTCTCTCTATTTCTGGCCTGAGTTTAGGTAGATCAGAATGAATATCAACTTTGTTCAAGTCATTTTCTACTCCTTGCCTGATGTTGGACTGATCAGTAATTTTGTCTTTATTCAAAACTTTCTCTGACCTCCAAAGGAACTGGTCactaatattttcagttttctcaaTCTCTGGTCTAATTTTGGACAGAGCAGTATGAGAACTactgttgttttgtattttctcttcttctaGTTTGTGTTTAGTTGGATCAGTGTGTTGGTCACCAATATCCAAGGTTTTCTCCCTCTCAGGCCAAAGTTTGAAATGGTCAGTGTGGTCACCACTTTTGTTCAAAACTTCCTCTAATTCAGAACTGACTCGAGGTTGGTCAGTGTGATGATACCCAGTGCTTTCTAATTTACTGTACATACTGCCACTCTGATGGAATACACTTGATACaaattcttcctttccttttactTCTTGAACCTCAGGTAAGATAGACTGCAGTTTGGAGTCTTTCTGTTTAAACTGAAATGGATGAGTAACAAGAAACAATGATTGAGTTTAAATTGAGACAGGTGAGAGGGGTGAAAGGGTGAAGAAGAAAGGTGGCATGTTTAGAGAGTTacaaacaaaactttaaaaaagggaagagacagagagagaggcagttaGACATAtcagttataaatatatgtatgaatgcagtTGGTGGTGAGGGTGTAGAAGAGTTATAATTAGCTTAAAGCATTGTGGAATATGAAAAATGAGTGTTTTAGGAAGCTGCTACGATGCCACTGGAGCTATATGTATCaaagcaacaatgacaatgagaTTATAATGCTACCTGGAAAAAATAATTTGTTCCTTATATTTTTTATGCACAGAAATGTAAAAGACTGGATATTTAATTCACTCTCATGTCCTTAAGCACCAGTTCTTCATCCatgataatttgtgtgtgtgtgtgtgtgtgtgtgtgtgtgtgtgtgtgagagagagagagagagagtgtgtgtatgtgtgtgtatgtatgcgtgtatgtttgatgTTACAACTTTCTCCCATCCTCtgctacattatatatacatacatacatacaNNNNNNNNNNtatatatatatataatgtagaagaAGATGAGAAAAAGTTATCACATCTCCTGTAAGATTTGATTACCACATCTGCTACAAAATATATACGAGTAGCTGTGTTAACCACTATACCAAAGTAGCATTACAACTTTGATCATTCACATGAAGATACTTTAAGTAGTTTGCAATCTATCAATGAGAATttcagtccacacagtatcaaagtatgatgttttatatatatatatatatatatataaaacagagtttgtgtgtgtgtgtgtgtgtgcgtgtgtgtgcacatatgctcCTTATGGATTCAGAacctgagttgccgattttgacgcaTGAGATATCAAAAAATCCAGTAATCTTTTGGCTatcaaataaagtatgttttttgcacaacaactcttttttactacaaaaataacctcggAAACAACGTCGGGTCACACAATTTTGATGTCTTTAgctaagggagacaactctcCCTGAACAATTTTTATATCTTACATAGAGCAtattgagaaaatgtttaaaatacatggagTTTTACCAAGGAATGAAACTTCAAAGATATACCACCAACTTTATTAGTTTTATCTAGtaaataatcttttaatgtgaagtatgtttgtctgtgttttgtttaacCCAGAGTTGCCTCTGATGTAGCAGACCCAtcgcatacattttttttttcttttcttcctgaaatactgtaaatctgtgCCTTTCTTTTGATAAAAGggtgtgttttaagagagatttgactgctattcgtagtagctcaagttaccacagagacacctctgtgtgcatgtatgtgtgttttgttgtggtgaaaaaaaCACTTTTTCTCAGAACATTTTttgcacaataatttttaaagaaatctgaacatctttcttactgctaacttcaaattacaattgttaattgttagaAGTCAAGTAGacagagatgtacatatagtgTTATGGTATAAACTGGAAGTTCAATACaaagttttgaactcattatcttgcggttagtaatccattaccttaaatttgaagccattaagtcttcaaatattattttactgatgGGGTATtgccttcaaaaatttaattgatcatactgactttagtaaatatttcaatctggtatttatcttatagatctctgcttgatgaactttgagacatagtgggacacaatactcgatttaacaacaaatgtaaacacacacacatattaagtgcaagaatgactgtgtggttgagaagtttgcttcccaaccacatagttccacagtgttttctattatagccttagatcaaccacagacttgtgactgaatttggtagacagaaactgcagtgTTGTTCATTAGAGAATGACCAAAAAACATgcttataaagaagagttgtttgcttcataacCCTTGTGTGCCGATTCTACCCATGAGAAAGGAACAagtaatacaatgtggctgtggGTCATAACACCCAGGCAACACCAGGGTGCattgctagtacatatatatatatatatataaatatatataccaagcATTCTCAATGAGGGCAAAAATTTAGCTGAGTAGAGGGATAATTTGTGACaaacaaatggatatatattttctaaaaactttatataaatgtaagctttcataagtaattatattttatgatgGCAGGTTAAAAACTGGCCATGTattcatacacttacatatgactaatgtaatgaaatgaaatttgagGAAAATAGTACCATAGgggaatattataaataataagggtaTGACACTTACCTAaagagtattttttaaaaaattcctccTGCATATGGAGGAACATAAAACAACAAGGTAATCTCCAAGCATCAGTATCTTTATCTTTAAAGGAATTTTAAGttgccttttttttcctttttcttttttttatgaaattgaaagtagcAGACTGTATTATTTAGGTCATTTACAATTAGTTGAGATAttttggatcttttctgtttggctttcacttttcaattcctTTCTGATTCCAAttgatttccatttctttcaattacaattgatttcaaatttggtgtagtgatgtagttttgtatgctaattatggaaatgaaatttattctggccataaattaataaacaaaaagttaatagcttttaaactTTGCAaatgtaattttagccaatcgaaagctaGTGGCATATTGGTGTCTGTTCCCATAGCAACAAACCATCAGTTGCTGTTCTAATAATCTGCTTTCCATCCACGTGAAATTTGCCATCTACATTTTTTTGAGAAACGGATGGATATTTTCAGttgttttcctgtttttactCATCTGTTACTATCCTGATAATCTGTGTATTTCTGAGAAACAAATAGATATTTTTGGTTGTGTTTTCTTGAATGTTTTGAACCAAAATAGAAGTATGACCACAGCCAACTCAtgcaatatttcatatatgatgGAGAAATTAAAAACTGACAACAATGCTGCTTCTTACTTGCAAGAAAAGGGTGTTATCCCTTAAAGGAAATTATGCACACAAAAAGTATGAAGAAAAAGATTCTTGGTGGGAACATTTACAGGCAGTGCTTCCAAAATGGAAGATACATGGTTGGAAGGTGCCACCCTTCCTCTTAGTACTGTGTTTCCTTTACTCAAGAAATTGACTTCAGTCCAGTTTTATGGAGATGAGCCATTGCACAGCTGTTGATAACAACAGCTATGTTAATGAAATATCTGCAAAGGACCTGCTCTGCAATCCAATTCAGATTGGCGGTCCTGAGAAGATTGTTGATATAAACAAAACAGTCTTCTCAAGATGTAATTACAACCAAGGAAGGGTCCTACCTGTGCAGAGTGTATTTGGAGAAATGTACCGtgagaccagacatgtttttctttaTGCAGTGCCATGTCAGAATCGTGACACACTGGAGAAATGCCTACTCTCACATTCCTGAAATGGATGGTTATAATTTTCGATATACAACAGTGAACTACAGTGTTGAGTTTATTAACTCAAAAAAAGGTACCCACCTGCAACAAATGGAAAGCACGTGGACCTCTGTAAAATGAAGTAATAAACGACACTGTGACACTTACCATTCTATGGTTGACTCATATCTCTGTGAGTTTTTGTGGTGCAGGAGTTACAAAAATTGTAATTTGATAAACTCCTAGAGTGCATTGCAAAATTTTGCTTTTGA
This window encodes:
- the LOC106879385 gene encoding uncharacterized protein LOC106879385 isoform X2, with the protein product MCDIITTNAWMEDSNRPLQSNSKNIPNVLDIITYQENVPPANVSCYLRLSPTSSLNSSVESSNPCDSRDVAIINRNLKLYRAATARPMCCTTGATTPQPKRMMTSPEILLSTRRFPKALVVYGESLAKEPYSITEYQKSKMHYYQSASVESQNKGITNNYRNIAETCSTIATSPTQVKKKFQDWSENSKKKQKETFSCPTTRWALKKPPANDSSGSIENGVPLNIPTNLMENMNKIYESIDTDGLLKVNLTDPTVVRGITDEMILKQNAEMRPSFTAAPPTSPRGISPTFSERNSPTNNREISYAVLQNDNTLVLDASLKNGSVLNICKESSPAPSLCSISSSSSSSPLSSPVPIKLKTCTLRETPKSNKFFCEISSKGLSTFNDVHHKTESCVNTRPVQLLCTHSGRLMHTATLIKKKSSNSKSQLGEKSLNSNSNSKQRVFLRRTDYNPIQMIYDQETSNSSPKISSAVTPHLQKYFIKLCEKQERMHEEKYTQAANVSPHSDLESQSVYKTIKTVEFDMKGPQVIVEKMLIGQNQRKLQRPQTTQNTTNFKAFRAMKQRPHSGPSQILFKQKDSKLQSILPEVQEVKGKEEFVSSVFHQSGSMYSKLESTGYHHTDQPRVSSELEEVLNKSGDHTDHFKLWPEREKTLDIGDQHTDPTKHKLEEEKIQNNSSSHTALSKIRPEIEKTENISDQFLWRSEKVLNKDKITDQSNIRQGVENDLNKVDIHSDLPKLRPEIERISCRNVSHTDGIEEEEISKNDYHKNEQSREELDIRKDLDCSDDQKDLTKLRPETEGISASKDNDQINLTPNTAKVLNHQTDQTLAELNPEVKEIQNTDHVKLEVEEDTEVLNVINVNNNSISHFDHEDFLLERENILNNSTHNIDPTIPKSETEVMLNNNIPHTDSVKSKPETEVMPSSDTHNTACDSKIEVSSDDNDHSTDPIKLTSETEVMPNCNAHHIDSVESKLEIKVIPKNKIHNTVHSKPISKAEITPDCKDHSSDPTKSGSNRKEIPNYNAHHIDSAKIEPKIEVSLKAKVNKTVPGKPRSGREVTTNSDPANFRSEVALKPHQTHKVHFSNHIEEISGEVPQFTESEITTSGILNKNVGNLHSESESSNELKTIDPLRISNTNEAKITSASKVNKNHHTNKNLEMPSDKSFPIINQNKKNSHWSEKASQVTFSNNRKSNKQEISKENSVSSCNQKSDLGLTTEKLEINKENINNHTSSFSPCKREKLSLTQDQTCHLNSTSESFPGVSSPTKNHFKSKEYVGDAEVTHPKPKDSQVVENQACIGEETKDCEKYAQKSSSIKVNFIPNNFTETSKDTHLEKKDSTSKSERFLPEDGASVTQTVNSWKPFPVNRPYSSVLSYQREPISTALVPPPKLRTKKRSTSSKTSKSGKPQKRKSGMDIKPLVFTSVQQQEPQDDNDYECIKISDELRDKGVNVSWTVLRRSLYPPTGRPLHYAMEVDTKMFPESDLLSHPKSWLPKEFNALQKVVKKLRQANQYQKRQGKSETKKSKQSGSKQKKTKKKKKK
- the LOC106879385 gene encoding uncharacterized protein LOC106879385 isoform X5, with translation MDYFMAWMEDSNRPLQSNSKNIPNVLDIITYQENVPPANVSCYLRLSPTSSLNSSVESSNPCDSRDVAIINRNLKLYRAATARPMCCTTGATTPQPKRMMTSPEILLSTRRFPKALVVYGESLAKEPYSITEYQKSKMHYYQSASVESQNKGITNNYRNIAETCSTIATSPTQVKKKFQDWSENSKKKQKETFSCPTTRWALKKPPANDSSGSIENGVPLNIPTNLMENMNKIYESIDTDGLLKVNLTDPTVVRGITDEMILKQNAEMRPSFTAAPPTSPRGISPTFSERNSPTNNREISYAVLQNDNTLVLDASLKNGSVLNICKESSPAPSLCSISSSSSSSPLSSPVPIKLKTCTLRETPKSNKFFCEISSKGLSTFNDVHHKTESCVNTRPVQLLCTHSGRLMHTATLIKKKSSNSKSQLGEKSLNSNSNSKQRVFLRRTDYNPIQMIYDQETSNSSPKISSAVTPHLQKYFIKLCEKQERMHEEKYTQAANVSPHSDLESQSVYKTIKTVEFDMKGPQVIVEKMLIGQNQRKLQRPQTTQNTTNFKAFRAMKQRPHSGPSQILFKQKDSKLQSILPEVQEVKGKEEFVSSVFHQSGSMYSKLESTGYHHTDQPRVSSELEEVLNKSGDHTDHFKLWPEREKTLDIGDQHTDPTKHKLEEEKIQNNSSSHTALSKIRPEIEKTENISDQFLWRSEKVLNKDKITDQSNIRQGVENDLNKVDIHSDLPKLRPEIERISCRNVSHTDGIEEEEISKNDYHKNEQSREELDIRKDLDCSDDQKDLTKLRPETEGISASKDNDQINLTPNTAKVLNHQTDQTLAELNPEVKEIQNTDHVKLEVEEDTEVLNVINVNNNSISHFDHEDFLLERENILNNSTHNIDPTIPKSETEVMLNNNIPHTDSVKSKPETEVMPSSDTHNTACDSKIEVSSDDNDHSTDPIKLTSETEVMPNCNAHHIDSVESKLEIKVIPKNKIHNTVHSKPISKAEITPDCKDHSSDPTKSGSNRKEIPNYNAHHIDSAKIEPKIEVSLKAKVNKTVPGKPRSGREVTTNSDPANFRSEVALKPHQTHKVHFSNHIEEISGEVPQFTESEITTSGILNKNVGNLHSESESSNELKTIDPLRISNTNEAKITSASKVNKNHHTNKNLEMPSDKSFPIINQNKKNSHWSEKASQVTFSNNRKSNKQEISKENSVSSCNQKSDLGLTTEKLEINKENINNHTSSFSPCKREKLSLTQDQTCHLNSTSESFPGVSSPTKNHFKSKEYVGDAEVTHPKPKDSQVVENQACIGEETKDCEKYAQKSSSIKVNFIPNNFTETSKDTHLEKKDSTSKSERFLPEDGASVTQTVNSWKPFPVNRPYSSVLSYQREPISTALVPPPKLRTKKRSTSSKTSKSGKPQKRKSGMDIKPLVFTSVQQQEPQDDNDYECIKISDELRDKGVNVSWTVLRRSLYPPTGRPLHYAMEVDTKMFPESDLLSHPKSWLPKEFNALQKVVKKLRQANQYQKRQGKSETKKSKQSGSKQKKTKKKKKK
- the LOC106879385 gene encoding uncharacterized protein LOC106879385 isoform X4, with product MVFPQAWMEDSNRPLQSNSKNIPNVLDIITYQENVPPANVSCYLRLSPTSSLNSSVESSNPCDSRDVAIINRNLKLYRAATARPMCCTTGATTPQPKRMMTSPEILLSTRRFPKALVVYGESLAKEPYSITEYQKSKMHYYQSASVESQNKGITNNYRNIAETCSTIATSPTQVKKKFQDWSENSKKKQKETFSCPTTRWALKKPPANDSSGSIENGVPLNIPTNLMENMNKIYESIDTDGLLKVNLTDPTVVRGITDEMILKQNAEMRPSFTAAPPTSPRGISPTFSERNSPTNNREISYAVLQNDNTLVLDASLKNGSVLNICKESSPAPSLCSISSSSSSSPLSSPVPIKLKTCTLRETPKSNKFFCEISSKGLSTFNDVHHKTESCVNTRPVQLLCTHSGRLMHTATLIKKKSSNSKSQLGEKSLNSNSNSKQRVFLRRTDYNPIQMIYDQETSNSSPKISSAVTPHLQKYFIKLCEKQERMHEEKYTQAANVSPHSDLESQSVYKTIKTVEFDMKGPQVIVEKMLIGQNQRKLQRPQTTQNTTNFKAFRAMKQRPHSGPSQILFKQKDSKLQSILPEVQEVKGKEEFVSSVFHQSGSMYSKLESTGYHHTDQPRVSSELEEVLNKSGDHTDHFKLWPEREKTLDIGDQHTDPTKHKLEEEKIQNNSSSHTALSKIRPEIEKTENISDQFLWRSEKVLNKDKITDQSNIRQGVENDLNKVDIHSDLPKLRPEIERISCRNVSHTDGIEEEEISKNDYHKNEQSREELDIRKDLDCSDDQKDLTKLRPETEGISASKDNDQINLTPNTAKVLNHQTDQTLAELNPEVKEIQNTDHVKLEVEEDTEVLNVINVNNNSISHFDHEDFLLERENILNNSTHNIDPTIPKSETEVMLNNNIPHTDSVKSKPETEVMPSSDTHNTACDSKIEVSSDDNDHSTDPIKLTSETEVMPNCNAHHIDSVESKLEIKVIPKNKIHNTVHSKPISKAEITPDCKDHSSDPTKSGSNRKEIPNYNAHHIDSAKIEPKIEVSLKAKVNKTVPGKPRSGREVTTNSDPANFRSEVALKPHQTHKVHFSNHIEEISGEVPQFTESEITTSGILNKNVGNLHSESESSNELKTIDPLRISNTNEAKITSASKVNKNHHTNKNLEMPSDKSFPIINQNKKNSHWSEKASQVTFSNNRKSNKQEISKENSVSSCNQKSDLGLTTEKLEINKENINNHTSSFSPCKREKLSLTQDQTCHLNSTSESFPGVSSPTKNHFKSKEYVGDAEVTHPKPKDSQVVENQACIGEETKDCEKYAQKSSSIKVNFIPNNFTETSKDTHLEKKDSTSKSERFLPEDGASVTQTVNSWKPFPVNRPYSSVLSYQREPISTALVPPPKLRTKKRSTSSKTSKSGKPQKRKSGMDIKPLVFTSVQQQEPQDDNDYECIKISDELRDKGVNVSWTVLRRSLYPPTGRPLHYAMEVDTKMFPESDLLSHPKSWLPKEFNALQKVVKKLRQANQYQKRQGKSETKKSKQSGSKQKKTKKKKKK